TTTACCCGGCGGATATCCCGGCAGAATTCCAGAAGCTGGAGCGTTTTGCCGCGCGTAAAGCAATGGTTGCCGCCGTGGACGCGCTGGGCCTGCTGGAAGAGATTAAACCGCACGACCTGACCGTTCCGTACGGCGATCGTGGCGGCGTGGTTATCGAACCGATGCTGACCGACCAGTGGTACGTGCGTGCCGATGTGCTGGCGAAACCGGCGGTTGAAGCGGTGGAAAACGGCGACATCCAGTTCGTGCCGAAGCAGTACGAAAACATGTACTTCTCCTGGATGCGCGATATTCAGGACTGGTGTATCTCCCGCCAGTTGTGGTGGGGTCACCGCATTCCGGCGTGGTATGACAACGAGGGCAACGTCTACGTTGGCCGCAGCGAAGAGGAAGTGCGTCAGGAAAACAACCTGGCCGCCGATATCGCGCTGCGTCAGGACGAAGACGTGCTGGATACCTGGTTCTCCTCCGCGCTGTGGACCTTCTCCACGCTCGGCTGGCCGGAAAACACCGATGCGCTGCGTCAGTTCCATCCGACCAGCGTGATGGTCTCCGGCTTCGACATCATCTTCTTCTGGATCGCGCGCATGATCATGATGACCATGCATTTCATCAAAGATGAAAACGGCAAGCCTCAGGTGCCGTTCAAGACCGTCTACATGACCGGTCTTATCCGCGATGACGAAGGGCAGAAGATGTCCAAATCGAAAGGTAACGTGATTGACCCGCTGGATATGGTTGACGGTATTTCGCTGGCGGATCTGCTGGAGAAACGTACCGGCAACATGATGCAGCCGCAGCTGGCGGAGAAAATCCGTAAGCGCACCGAGAAACAGTTCCCGGATGGTATTGAACCGCACGGCACCGACGCCCTGCGCTTCACGCTGGCGGCGCTGGCTTCCACCGGTCGCGATATCAACTGGGATATGAAGCGTCTGGAAGGTTACCGTAACTTCTGTAACAAGCTGTGGAACGCCAGCCGCTTTGTGCTGATGAACACCGAAGATCAGGATTGCGGCTTTAATGGCGGTGAAATGGTGCTGTCGCTGGCCGATCGCTGGATCCTCGCTGAATTCAACCAGACCATCAAAGCGTACCGCGAAGCGCTGGACAACTTCCGCTTCGATATCGCCGCAGGGATTCTGTACGAATTCACCTGGAACCAGTTCTGCGACTGGTATCTGGAGCTGGCCAAACCGGTCATGAACGGTGGGTCAGAAACTGAACTGCGCGGCACCCGCAATACGCTGGTAACAGTGCTGGAAGGTTTGCTGCGCCTCGCGCATCCGATCATTCCGTTTATCACTGAAACCATCTGGCAGCGCGTGAAAGTGCTGAAAGGCATTACCGCTGACACCATCATGCTGCAGCCGTTCCCGCAGTACGATGCGTCGCAGGTTGACGAAAAAGCGCTGGCGGATACCGAGTGGCTGAAACAGGCGATCATCGCGGTACGTAATATCCGCGCTGAGATGAATATCGCGCCGGGCAAACCGCTGGATCTGCTGCTGCGCGGTTGCAGCGAAGAGGCGATGCGTCGCGTGAACGATAACCGCAACTTCCTGCAAACGCTGGCGCGTCTGGAAAGCATCACCGTGCTGCCAGCCGATGATAAGGGGCCGGTGTCGGTCACTAAAATTATCGATGGCGCAGAGCTGCTGATCCCGATGGCGGGTCTGATCGACAAAGAAGCCGAGCTGGCGCGTCTGGCAAAAGAAGTGGCGAAGGTCGAACAGGAAATTGGCCGTATCGAAAGCAAGCTGGGCAACGAAGGTTTTGTCGCGCGCGCACCGGAAGCGGTAATTGCGAAAGAGCGTGAAAAACTGGACGGTTACGCTCAGGCAAAAGCGAAGCTGATTGAACAGCAGGCGGTCATCGCTGCGCTGTAATCCTCTTCAGGCATGAAAAAGCCGGGCTACGATGCCCGGCTTTTTTTATCCCGATAATCGACGTTTCGGCCAACACAACGCTGCCTGTAGGCCGGATAAGGCGTAGCCGCCATCCGGCACAATAAACTCAGAACAGCGCCGGGTAGAACGACAGACCGCGCGCCAGCAGGCTGGCCGGATCCTTCGCCGGGTGTTGATCGTGGTTCTCCAGCGGTAATGACGACAGATCGCCGTGCAAATGCGTGTTTTCCAGCAGATAGCGGGTAAAACGCACGTTCGCCCATGGCCACGCCAGGAACAGCGTTACCGAGCACACCAGCAAATTAGTAACGGAGATCCAGAACACGCGCCCCAGCGTAACCGTGGAAGAGAAACGAATATTCCCTTCCAGCGCCAACTGGCTATAAAGGTAATTACGCAGCTTCACAAAGGCGAAAATATAACAAATGATCGCGCCGACGATATAAACCAGGTAGCTGAAGATCAATTTGCCATAAAACGGCCCCATCAGCATCGCCAGTTGCTCCGGATTGTCGCCCACCGCATAAGCATATTGTGAAAGCATAAAGAAAGCCGGGATAGTGACATAAAGCGCGATGGCAATAAACGGTACAAACAGCAGCATCGACAGCACAATAATGGTGATGCACTTTTTCACTGCGAATTCGCCGGAGAATTTCAGCTTACCGTATTGCAGATTATTCACCAGCATACCAAACCACTGGGCAGTATATACGCCCTGCATTATCGCCACGCCCAGCAATAATACCAGGGTACCAGCGCCAATCATGGTGAAAATAGCGGTATACGAACCGCTACTCAGCGCCGAGGTGGTAAAGAATGAAAACACAATAATGGCAGCAGCCACAATCAGCAGCGGGCAGCCCATCATCACCCACCACGCACGCAGCGGGCTGGCGTAAAAACTAAAGCGGACGCCGTTAATTTCCGTCATCAGAAATTGATAACGCAGGCCCTGAGTAATCAACCACGGGAAAAAGATCAGGAATAACGCCATCATGCACAGTTGCAGAACAATATTGCCATGCACCATGTTAATGATGAAAACCGCATACAGCACCAGCATGCACAGCCAGCCAACAAATACCGAACGCCCGGTCGCGTGGTAAGAAAAACGCGCACCAGCCAGTTCAGTATTGGCGTAGAAATAACGGCGGGCGCGGACTAACGCCCATGGCAAATATAACCCCAGCGTTATCATGGTTAGCAGAATATTAATCAGCCAGATCAGAAAATAGCCTCTACCACTTCCCTGAAAAAGGAAATGGCGTACCGGCGTTGTCGCGGAATCCTGAGTATCGAAAGTCATAACAATCCTTATCGCAAAAAAGAAAAGCACAGCCTAATAAGACGTAAAAATGTTACGGAATAGTTATTTCCAGCCTCAAGTTTAAATAGCTTACGGATAAAAAAATAGCGACCAATATTCCTGGTCTTGCCAGATTGCTGTGAGAGTGGTATTAAGCGTGATCACGTGAAAAAGTAACCTAACAGAGAGCAGAGATGAATGTGACCGCTCCGGTAGAGGTAAAAATGCGCCGAATTGCTGCAACAGACAATGCCGCAATCGCATCTGTGATCCGCCAGGTATCGGCGGAATATGGCCTCACCGCCGATAAAGGCTACACCGTTGCCGACCCTGAACTGGATGAGCTTTATCAGCTTTATAGCAAGCCGGGTTACGCCTATTGGGTCGTCGAACTGAATGGCGAGGTCGTGGGCGGAGGCGGCGTTGCGCCGCTAAAATGTAGCGAGCCGGATATTTGCGAACTGCAAAAGATGTATTTCCTTCCCGCCGCACGTGGTCAGGGGCTGGCGAAAAAGCTGGCGCTGATGGCGATGGATCACGCCCGTACGCAGGGCTTTACTCGCTGTTACCTGGAAACGACCGCGTTTTTAACCGACGCCATAGGCCTGTATGAACATCTGGGGTTCGAACATATCGACGGGCCGCTGGGCTGCACCGGTCATGTTGACTGCGAAGTGCGCATGCTGAAAACGCTGTAACGGTAAACGAGCGGGTAGCGCACCCGCTCCGAATGCTGATTACGAGCGGCTCGCCTCAAGCATTAATGAACGATACAGACCAGCTGCCCGCTCCTGCGGCAGCGCCTGCACCCCGTTCAAAATCTCCAGCATCATGTCGCAAACCACTTTCTCCTTGCCAGACGCCTTATCCGGATGGTTGAGCAATTGCACATCCTCCCCGTATTTGCTGTAGAGCTGACGCACAATCGGTTCGAGATCCGCCTGCGCCTGCTTCTCTTCTTGTGGCGTAATGGTGTGCTTATCCGGCCCGTAGGTCGCCTGTAGCATGGCGTAATCGGTGTCCAGACGGCGTTTCAGCGTCTCGCGCGAGTTAAGCGCCACCGGGTTAACGCCGCCTTTTACCTCCGGATAATGGAAACGAAAGCAGGCATCATCGCTGATTTTTTGCATTTCTACCGTTTGATCGATCAACACACGCGTTTCCGCGACCACCAGTTGATCTGACGCCAGCGGCATACGCTGCATTTGCAAAGCGCTAAACCGGGGCTGGATGGTGTCGATAATTTTTTGCTCATTGGCACCGGCTTTCATCAGCACCACCACCTGGTTACGCAGCTCGCTAAACAGCTTCGGTTCGTGTTCGGCCATTAATTGCCAGGTGGGAACTCGCTGCACCATCGCATCAAACCGCGCCTCGGCGGTTTGCGCATTTTTTTGCGCCTGCAAATAGCGGATGTCGATAAAATTCCACAGGGCGATAAATACCGCCACCAGTACTGCCGCGCTGCCCTTACTTAGCCACCCTTTTTTTCGCATCAGCCCGGTGACAATGGTTATCGCCGCACCGGCATACGCCGCCATCAATACGTGCGTCCAGTTCATCCTTTGTTCCCTTAACGTTGGATTACACCGGCACGCCGCTGTGAAAACGGAACTCCGTATCCGGTGTTGAGATCAGCGCCGCTTCCACTTCGCCAAAATGGCGCACGCGCGGGCTGATATCGACAGTAGAAATCTGTTGTGCCAGCGCCAGATAATCCTGATAGTGACGCGCCTCTGAACGCAGCAGCGACAGATAAAAGCTCTGCAAATCCGCCTCCAGCCACGGCGCCAGCGCGGCAAAACGTTCGCAGGATCGGGCTTCAATGTAAGCGCCGCAAATGAGCTTATCGACCAAAGTGAGCGGCTCATGAGTGCGAACCTCTTTCAGCATGCCTTTGGCATAACGGCTGGCGGTGATTTTGACGTAGGGAATATTACGGGCGTTCATCGCTTCCCGCACCTGCCAGAAATGGTGCAGCTCCTCTTTAATCAGCAGCACCATGCTGTCGATAAGCTGGCGTCCCCAGGCATCGTCGGTCTGCGGCATGACGCTTTTGCCGATCTGTTTATGCAGGGCGACAAAATCCGGTTCCGGCCCTTCGCGGAAGGCGAAGGCTTCGTAGGGTTTCAGCCACTCCAGTAGCGCATCCGAACCGGCTTTATCCGCCACATATTTGCGTACCAGCAGCATGGCGGTTTGCGCCGCTTTCAGTTCGCAGATCATGTGGTCGGTCAGCAGCAGCGGCAGCATGGCCGGGTCGCGGGCTTTTTCTATCCAGGCGTTGGGTGTCGGGCAGTGGAGAAAATCTAAAACCGGGGCGAGTATTTGCGGGTAATCCATGGCGGTTCCTTGCTTTGCGGCAGCAGGCGCTGCCGCAACGGTCACTCAGTGGCGCACGCCGTTGTCTTCTTCATCGACGTAATCGTCGTCGTCACCTTCTTCGCCGTCTTCGCCTTCTTCACCGTCAGGATCTTCGTAGTAAGTCCCCCAACCGTCGTACTCAACGCCGATTTTCTCCGCGAGGTTGATCAGCTGTTCAACTTGCGTGTCGATAAGCTCGGCGTTCAGCGCGCATTCGCTCAGAACGTCGCAGCAAATCACCACTTCACCTTCGTCCAGCTCCAGCTCTTCCGGCTCAGTCACTTCATAACCCAGCTTGAACGCTTCAACGGCAGCTTTTTCCAGCGTCTCAAAATCATCTGCCGACAGATGATGCTCAATGGTGTACAGCGCTTCAGGATCGCTGCCGTCTTCCAGCAATTCTTCAATAATCAAACGCGTCTCTTCGCGCTGCTCTTCCAGGTGTTCCGGGTTCGCCATGGCTCGTTCCTCATAATGTGGCAGATACACTTATTGTCACACACCGCCGCCGTTGCCTCCACTCCTCGCCGAAAAGATTTATCCGCCGGGGTTGCAAATGCATATTCATACATATAAATTGAATTTTAATTCAACAAGTGGCCTTAGCCATGTGAGGAAAACATGTCTGCGTTTTACCAGAAACATTTTTTGAAACTGCTCGATTTTACACCTGCGGAAATCAATGCCCTGCTGCAACTCGCCTCGCAATTAAAAGCTGATAAGAAAAAAGGCCAGGAAGTGCAGAAACTTACCGGCAAAAACATCGCGCTCATCTTCGAAAAAGACTCTACCCGCACCCGATGCTCTTTCGAAGTTGCCGCATACGATCAGGGTGCCCGCGTTACTTATCTTGGGCCAAGCGGCAGCCAGATCGGCCATAAAGAATCGATTAAAGATACCGCGCGCGTACTGGGTCGTATGTACGACGGCATTCAATATCGCGGCTACGGCCAGGAGATTGTCGAAACGCTGGCGCAATATGCAGGCGTGCCGGTGTGGAACGGTTTAACCAATGAGTTCCACCCGACGCAACTGCTGGCGGATCTGCTGACCATGCGCGAGCACCTGCCGGGCAAACCGTTCAACCAGATGACGCTGGTCTACGCCGGCGATGCGCGCAACAATATGGGCAACTCCATGCTGGAAGCGGCGGCGCTGGTCGGCCTGGATCTGCGTCTTGTTGCGCCGAAGGCCTGCTGGCCGGATGCCAGCCTGGTGGCGGAGTGCACCGCGCTGGCAGTGAAAAACGGTGGCAATATTCTGCTGAC
Above is a genomic segment from Kosakonia radicincitans DSM 16656 containing:
- a CDS encoding valine--tRNA ligase codes for the protein MEKTYNPKDIEQPLYEQWEKQGYFKPNGDESQESFCIMIPPPNVTGSLHMGHAFQQTIMDTMIRYQRMQGKNTLWQVGTDHAGIATQMVVERKIAAEEGKTRHDYGRDAFIDKIWQWKAESGGTITNQMRRLGNSVDWERERFTMDEGLSNAVKEVFVRLYKEDLIYRGKRLVNWDPKLRTAISDLEVENRESKGSMWHIRYPLADGAKTADGKDYLVVATTRPETLLGDTGVAVNPEDPRYKDLIGKFVVLPLVNRRIPIVGDEHADMEKGTGCVKITPAHDFNDYEVGRRHKLPMINILTFDGDIRESAQVYDTNGNESDVYPADIPAEFQKLERFAARKAMVAAVDALGLLEEIKPHDLTVPYGDRGGVVIEPMLTDQWYVRADVLAKPAVEAVENGDIQFVPKQYENMYFSWMRDIQDWCISRQLWWGHRIPAWYDNEGNVYVGRSEEEVRQENNLAADIALRQDEDVLDTWFSSALWTFSTLGWPENTDALRQFHPTSVMVSGFDIIFFWIARMIMMTMHFIKDENGKPQVPFKTVYMTGLIRDDEGQKMSKSKGNVIDPLDMVDGISLADLLEKRTGNMMQPQLAEKIRKRTEKQFPDGIEPHGTDALRFTLAALASTGRDINWDMKRLEGYRNFCNKLWNASRFVLMNTEDQDCGFNGGEMVLSLADRWILAEFNQTIKAYREALDNFRFDIAAGILYEFTWNQFCDWYLELAKPVMNGGSETELRGTRNTLVTVLEGLLRLAHPIIPFITETIWQRVKVLKGITADTIMLQPFPQYDASQVDEKALADTEWLKQAIIAVRNIRAEMNIAPGKPLDLLLRGCSEEAMRRVNDNRNFLQTLARLESITVLPADDKGPVSVTKIIDGAELLIPMAGLIDKEAELARLAKEVAKVEQEIGRIESKLGNEGFVARAPEAVIAKEREKLDGYAQAKAKLIEQQAVIAAL
- a CDS encoding YjgN family protein, producing MTFDTQDSATTPVRHFLFQGSGRGYFLIWLINILLTMITLGLYLPWALVRARRYFYANTELAGARFSYHATGRSVFVGWLCMLVLYAVFIINMVHGNIVLQLCMMALFLIFFPWLITQGLRYQFLMTEINGVRFSFYASPLRAWWVMMGCPLLIVAAAIIVFSFFTTSALSSGSYTAIFTMIGAGTLVLLLGVAIMQGVYTAQWFGMLVNNLQYGKLKFSGEFAVKKCITIIVLSMLLFVPFIAIALYVTIPAFFMLSQYAYAVGDNPEQLAMLMGPFYGKLIFSYLVYIVGAIICYIFAFVKLRNYLYSQLALEGNIRFSSTVTLGRVFWISVTNLLVCSVTLFLAWPWANVRFTRYLLENTHLHGDLSSLPLENHDQHPAKDPASLLARGLSFYPALF
- a CDS encoding GNAT family N-acetyltransferase; protein product: MNVTAPVEVKMRRIAATDNAAIASVIRQVSAEYGLTADKGYTVADPELDELYQLYSKPGYAYWVVELNGEVVGGGGVAPLKCSEPDICELQKMYFLPAARGQGLAKKLALMAMDHARTQGFTRCYLETTAFLTDAIGLYEHLGFEHIDGPLGCTGHVDCEVRMLKTL
- the miaE gene encoding tRNA isopentenyl-2-thiomethyl-A-37 hydroxylase MiaE, with amino-acid sequence MDYPQILAPVLDFLHCPTPNAWIEKARDPAMLPLLLTDHMICELKAAQTAMLLVRKYVADKAGSDALLEWLKPYEAFAFREGPEPDFVALHKQIGKSVMPQTDDAWGRQLIDSMVLLIKEELHHFWQVREAMNARNIPYVKITASRYAKGMLKEVRTHEPLTLVDKLICGAYIEARSCERFAALAPWLEADLQSFYLSLLRSEARHYQDYLALAQQISTVDISPRVRHFGEVEAALISTPDTEFRFHSGVPV
- the rraB gene encoding ribonuclease E inhibitor RraB, which gives rise to MANPEHLEEQREETRLIIEELLEDGSDPEALYTIEHHLSADDFETLEKAAVEAFKLGYEVTEPEELELDEGEVVICCDVLSECALNAELIDTQVEQLINLAEKIGVEYDGWGTYYEDPDGEEGEDGEEGDDDDYVDEEDNGVRH
- the argL gene encoding putative translational regulatory protein ArgL yields the protein MHIHTYKLNFNSTSGLSHVRKTCLRFTRNIF
- the argF gene encoding ornithine carbamoyltransferase, coding for MSAFYQKHFLKLLDFTPAEINALLQLASQLKADKKKGQEVQKLTGKNIALIFEKDSTRTRCSFEVAAYDQGARVTYLGPSGSQIGHKESIKDTARVLGRMYDGIQYRGYGQEIVETLAQYAGVPVWNGLTNEFHPTQLLADLLTMREHLPGKPFNQMTLVYAGDARNNMGNSMLEAAALVGLDLRLVAPKACWPDASLVAECTALAVKNGGNILLTEDVAAGVKGADFIYTDVWVSMGEAKEKWAERIALLRPYQVNSMMLSLTGNPQVKFLHCLPAFHDDQTTLGKKMAEEFGLHGGMEVTDEVFESPASVVFDQAENRMHTIKAVMVATLSQ